In a single window of the Papaver somniferum cultivar HN1 chromosome 8, ASM357369v1, whole genome shotgun sequence genome:
- the LOC113303384 gene encoding uncharacterized protein LOC113303384, with product MYLFIMSIRSESSSSQLDPLVKRVRPDSCNNSPIRVTRVKNIIPRYPVGACVTIIDEDDLVTPFSSSLILPTAADLENVDLGISCHEYPNAGLSFATRVRCLSSNYRNVGGFLGQKEFVTLYTKIWRIYGHIATRSVVQYCSSALVSTVNCLLPMVAEVESMSIRVVAEPTIQKWEKMVSTCESLKFNISWLRRRLNIVKVDRAGILAGVVPATKAIMEEKKSLAMESHKVEESIRNLKSMTERYQSRLKMMLSRDYNLLDRLFCVM from the exons ATGTATCTCTTCATCATGTCaatcagaagtgaatcatcctcgagccagctagATCCTCTAGTCAAACGCGTGAGGCCTGACTCTTGCAACAATTCCCCCATCCGGGTCACTCGAGTCAAGAATATTATACCG AGATATCCTGTCGGAGCATGCGTCACCATCATTGATGAGGATGATTTGGTTACCCCTTTTTCTTCGAGCCTGATCCTACCAACCGCTGCAGATCTGGAGAACGTCGACttaggaatttcttgtcatgagtatcctaatgcaggtttgtcgttcgcAACCCGCGTGAGGTGTCTCTCCTCTAATTACCGAAACGTCGGTGGGTTTCTGGGGCAAAAagaattcgtgactctttacacaaagatatggaggatatatggCCACATCGCCACCAGGAGTGTGGTGCAATATTGTTCGTCTGCTTTAGTTTCCACAGTGAATTGTCTCTTGCCAATGGTCGCCGAAGTGGAAAGTATGTCTATACGTGTTGTCGCGGaaccaactattcaaaagtgggagaaaatggtgtctacctgtgaatccctgaAGTTCAACATTAGCTGGTTGCGGCGTCGTCTTAATATTGTGAAGGTCGACAGAGCCGGTATTCTTGCTGGCGTGGTTCCTGCTACGAAAGCTATTATGGAAGAGAAGAAATCTCTGGCCATGGAGTCACAtaaggtggaagagtcaatccgAAACTTGAAGAGTatgactgaaaggtatcaaagccggttaaagatgatgctttcgagggattacaatctgttggataggcttttctgtgttatgtag